ggcGAGTGGAGGAGCGAGTGGGAAGAGctagtgcagtgggaagggCGCATGGGAGGGGCGAATGGGAGGAGCGCCGCCGGATACAACCTAAACAACGAGTATTATACTTGCTAGTACTATTACTAATGCCAATATTGTAATAGAtcatgattattttaattaaataaatgaaaatgaccaAAATGGACATGATGAAAATGTCACGCGTGACGTAAGCATACCTAGGGAGCCGCAAACATTTGTCTTAGAAaatgccaaaaataaaaattaaggcAGCTGTTACCGATACATTATTGCAcgtgattttatttaaaattttaaatactgcttgtctttatactataccatatcataaaaatattctttttgtaAATACATATCCATCTGTGTAAGATTGTACGCAATAGGCTTGAAAAGTCATGAATTTTTGTCCAATTCCTATTCTACAAACACATATATTTGATCATTCTTCTCAATCTCAAACACATTcatcaaatatttcaataactcATCAATTTGAAACATATGTTTATCAAATCATTAACACATTATAAATGAAGAATCAATTTTGTTgagagaaaatttaaaaatattaaaaaattcataatttcagAACTAGTTTTTTAAGTTGTGTGAAGagtcaaaatttaattaaaattcatgtacCAATAGTATTTGATAAAGGTGAAAAAATTTCTCCTCTAACCAATAAATCTGACTCTGAATTATCACAATCACATGATAAATGAGACTATATTAGGCAAGAGAGTTTTTCCCTTAATTTTGgtatgattatattttgtctatatgattagcataattaaattaaaattaagtagtttcTGTTTAAAGTAAAGTGCGTGGCATTGTCAGAGTTGAGTGCTGGTTAATGAAATGAATCttacccaaaataaaaataatggtCCCACTATTTTCTCGATGACTGCTTTTtgtcaataatttaattttattcactttgacccattaataatattttatcactgCCTTTTTCAGTTTCACCTTTTCCACTATCTGGAAAAATATCTGTCCCTCTATCTAATATCGCTGTCAATAGCCACTTGTTACAACTATAATTTTTACACCACTTCataaaatcttcaattttattttaaacagaatattcttttttaatagaaATTGTTAactttagtactccctccgtttcaaggtattagaccaattttcctttttaggatgtcccaacatattagactcatttcattttttagcaaaaaacatctatcttattttattctccacctacttttttctctcttctctcccctactttttccctctctcatactttactctctccactttaactatttaaatatcaattccttaaatcatgtgccaaAAGAAGCGAGTCTAATACTttaggacgaagggagtatttatcaTGATGGGGAGAAGTGATCATTCAACTTTTAGAACTTGTTACAACTCTAGTATTTATAACCatagtttttttataatgacGAGGAGAAGTTTTGGAAACCTATTTTGCAAgtttgatgaaaaaaagtttTGAATGTCTGTGTTctaaaaaatctgaaaatgtTCAAAAGGTAGGTTGAATCTCAAATGTGAGATATATTGTGTTTTTGGTATGCTATGTCGCCTTCATTTTTCCATGTGGCTTCGGGATGAAGCACGTAAGGGTATTTCACACATGCTGAACTTACTGATCGTGTTGTAGTTAGCTggttatttgattttttttataaataaaaggcTCAACCCAAGAATAATGAATAAGAGTTCAACAATTTCCTAACGAAAGTCAGATGCTAAACCAAAAGGCAACAACACTCAAATCTCACGCCACAAATAACAAACCATCAATCAGCAAGGttaaaaaatctttttaaCAAACTGAAGACAAGATAAACCATTTTAgtgagataaataaaatattaattttataataaaatatgttagtAGAGTGTTAGAATcacttattaaataaaataaaaaaataaaaaatgagaccTATAATGATGAATTGACGAATGGGATATTAGTTTGATTTGAACCAATGCAGGAACATATCACATTGCATTAAGATGTcaaaaactattaaattattaattagttgaaATGGCCGCTTCATTTGGTTTGACATATTCATGCATGTCAaatcaaatatacttaaaaatccaattacattttttagaaaagaataaacaaaataaatccaattatcatttttttagacgattagaaaagaataaaataaaataaataattcattgaATTTCACCACACCAAACATCGCTATACTCAAATTTAGGCAGCCATTATGTTATATGCTATGCATTTCAAACTTTAATTATGCAAAGTTGGGATCAATTCTTCTTATCACAATTTTGAGCTTCACCTTTTAATGTTGGCAACGACATTGTTATTATCCTTTTATCATTGACCACATCATTTTCCTTGaaagaataattcaaaaccTCCATCTTCCTATTAAATCTAATAAttatagaaatatattttgtactcGTTAACTTTATGTCGTTGTGAGTGTTGACCTCTTTTCTGAAAATTATTATGAGAAATTACTAACACATgcaaaaaacattttattacaagAGTTTACGAACAAAAAATATGTGATTGATGAAATTATTGGAAAAGGCATATATGTATGGACCCCTATAAAGATTACATCAATTAGAGAAGATAATGTCTTATACTTATCCACAACAATTATTTGttagaaaaattaatactcccgaCTAATGgcatatatattgaaaagtCGATTTCTTTTGCAATCTTTCATTTTCGATCCAACAAAACCATCATATAAAGACATAAAATTGAAGACGTaattatttgtgatttttttgaaaatatccaaaatttaTATCTCAAAGAAAATGTTATTAAGCTGAGAACACGTTTGTCATGAGTTACATCTTAATATTTGGCTTTTATgtgacatttttatttatattctttaattttagttgagaTATTTTTGAAACGGTGGTGTAGTTTGAAAACATAAATTGCCGTATTTAACTAACTAAAATGTCCTTTATCTGTTTTTAGTTTGATCTTGATTCTTGCACTCCAAAATACTTATTTCATATATAGATAATGTTCAAGGGCacttatgtaatttaattattctaatcTTTAATCAGTATAGAGTGTATAATTACTAATTAGTGTGGAGGAAGAGTACtacctttgatattattatgcactatttttgtttttgggaaATATGGACAAGAGTGAACTTTACGGACAtgctttattaaattttaagttatgTTGCCGGAACTTTGGATAAATCGTAACTGTGTTACATCAATTCGACTTAAGCTGTGAAATTTTGACATATTCCACGATTCCATAAAATTGCTTCAAGTTTTCTTTTCAACTAAAGAAGATCGGTGTTGACTCCCTGATATCGTCTATTTTCGTATTAGCCGTTGAAGCATTTGTTCTCTCCGTAGCTATCTGAATCATGAAATTCCCTACCTTTTCTACTGTCTTCGATCTCTCTGTTGTCGCTCGTGTGGTATGTGAGGAATTATGAGGTTTGTTTGTGCGGCCTATATAtgtattgttatttttgttagaTGTCCATTCTTCGGTTACTAAACTCTTGCCAGCTAATTTGATTTATGGCGACAGAAATATTGTAGACTCGGAGGTcgatttatgtttttatttttattttttatagtattcaTAAATCGGAGTGGGGTCTAAATAGGTTAAAGGGTCAAAGGTTGATTTATCTAGTTTTCCAACTATACTCACGAATTAATGGTGTATATCAAAACTTTAGGCGTAaaacgtttttatttgttagatGACGACATTATAACAATATTTGGTCTACAAATAACTCATATGGCCTATTGACAATATTAGCTAATCAAATTTTCGAGCATATAGTTGAGAGTATTCTATATGCTTTGAAGATCGATTCTATTTCaatagaaatttcaaaataggCAGCCACCAATAGTTAATGGACTTTAAAGCTATGCTAATTCTTCAATAAGATTGATCTGCTCTCATTGGTCCGGTCACTGTCTTCTCCTCTATTAAATACTACCAgcagtactccctccgtctcactttaggagtttCAATTGTgttcggcatgagttttaaaaaatttaaaggaaagcttggtaaaaaaaaatagtggaatgtgtgtcctatttttttatattggttttataataaaatgttagtgaaaaaaggttagtgaaatgtaggtcataataccatttatggaaatattccaatcgagactcctaaagtgggacaccaaaaaatggtaaatcgggactcctataatgggatggagggagtaacatcaattttatactatcgatactacaatattaattatatgaaattagTGCAAGTTgaattaaatgttaatcatgGTTTCTTTTTTCATGAAAACGATAACAATGAAATTCTCATTGCCACTATAATGTGTTTGCTTTAACAAGTACACAATCAAGTTTTATTTGGAGGTGATTAGTATGCACTAtgcaatgaaattaaaatgtttatcaatattttaattttgtttttcatcaTACATTCACACATGCATATAAggttcaaatataaatttatttttattataagaaaatgcaataattttattacattttcaatttttaagatCTATAGTGAATATTTATCTTCGTTCAACGAATGCAACACTAGGAACCGAATTctttaaaatgcaaaatatcattctattttattttttgagtgcattcatcaattttattgCAATTTAACTAATTGTTTCTACACATAATCTTCACATTAATTACAACTTTTATAGATTCCAAATGAAATGCTACTTCTATCTTGTCTTGTTTCAAGTGAATATATTCCTTTTTAGAtcgtcccataataattgAGACATTTTCTTTCATAGTTAAAAGGAAcacttttatttctctcttattttatcattctcctatctttgttttttaatttgttttcactCTTAAAAATATGGGTCTAAAAGAAATGCCTCACACATAATAAAACggagagtattaattttttaaatttcgaaGCTGATTACTATTTGTGACTGGATGGACGGAGAAAAcgcttagagcatccacaatggatgcccgatctCACACCCGATCGGccgagatcgggctcgggcgtgatcgggcatccattgcagGCGTCGGGCACGCCCGAGCGCGACCGAGAGTTCGGTCGCGCCCCATCTCGCGCCCCATCCATCGGGCGTGCGATCGGGCGCCCATTGCAGGGTCGTGCCCGATCACGCGTTGGCCCGATCAAcgcgttttttattttttttttctttttcaattctataaatataccttaatttcactcatttttcacaCAACTCTCACACATCTCTCTCAACTCTCTCTCCATTGCAATATCtctttcactcacttttccaAAATGTTTCCCGGGGAAGATATTGGTCGGTCTATGGAACGCGCAATGTTTGCTTTCGGGAACCAGATTCTCGCCGGTATTCGTGCAATACAAGAGCAAGAGCAAGTCGAACAGCAGGCCCAAGAGCAGGTCCCGAGGCCCATTCACCGACGGACATCCGTCCGTCAAGAGCATGTCCTAGCTCATCAACGTTTGTTCGAGGACTACTTCGCCGAACATCCCCAGTGGGGCGCGCCGGTTTTTCGCTGACGGTTTAGGATGCGGCGAGAGCTGTTTCTCCAGATTGTTCACGCATTGGAGGCGCGCAACGAGTACTTCCAGTGGCGGGAAGATGCGGCCCACAGAAAGGGTCTATCCCCGCTGACGAAGTGCACGGTTGCGCTTCGTCAGTTGGCATACGACACCACGAcggacatgttcgacgagtatcTTCACGTCGGGGATACAACTGGCCGGGAGTGTTTGAAAAATTTTTGTGCGGCCGTTATTGACGCCTTCGGCGCCACATATTTGCGCAAGCCGAATGCCCAAGACTGTCAGGACCTGCTGCGGATGCACGATGCGGTGCACGACTTTCCTGGAATGTTAGGGAGTATTGATTGTATGCACTGGGAGTGGAAGAATGTCTGCAGCGTAGAGAGGCCAATTCACCAGTGCGTATAAGGGTACccacccgacgatgatccttgaagcaATCGTTGACTACGGtctttggatttggcatgctcACTTTGGCGTGGCGGGGTCCAACAACGACATCAATGTGCTGAACTCGTCCAGTCTCTTCACCGAGCAATGCAATGGCAACGGTCCGGTTATCAGCTTCACCGCCAACGGAAGACAAcatcatatggggtactacttAGCCGACGACATTTACCCGAGATGGCCAGTTTTCTTGAAGACGATCTCCTGCCCAACGGGTGCGAGGAGAGAGTTTTTTGTGTCAAAGCAGGAGGCTGCACGGAAGGACGTGGAGCGAGGATTCGGTGTGCTTCAAATGCGTTGGGGAATAGTGAAAGGCCCGGCTCGTTCCTGGTCATGTACGCGTGCAtcatcttgcacaacatgattattcaCGATGAAGGTCGTGCAGCTAGCCAGTGGTCCGACGATGAAGCCGCTCCGAGCGCAGGTCATGCAACCCCGCCGGTCGTTCGAGGTTTACCCTATGGACTCAGCGAGAGATTACAAGTTCAGGAGAGCATGCGCAACCAACAAGCTCATCTTGATCTCATGaacgacatgattgaagaagtttggacaCGTAGTGGTCGTTGAAATTGtacctctttattgtaactttttttagaaaaaattaagtaatttatgttttttctagttctttaatttagaagtctaattttgctatttataattggtgaacataaaataattaaaattaaaattaaaatgagaaatggaTAATAGATAGGGCATGCACTAGGGCTCCACCATTGCAGAAAAGTAGGGCATACTGACGTGGCAACCACTAGGGCTCTCACTAGgacatccattgtggatgatCTTAataaggaacggagggagtagcgaGCAAAAGACACGTGGCAAAGTACATTTTATTTCCTGGTGGACGGAAAAGCAGAATAGTGTCGgtaaagaaaaaggaaaaagaaaaaagatgcCCATGCCAGCTCAGCAAAAAGGTAAAGATATTTTACAAGTGGTCCCCACTCCATACTCCCGCAAAACTTAGATCGTAATACAAAATTACCGTTAATTAGGAGTagcaattaaattttatttagagtatttaaattttaattaattatcagtTAGTATCAatgttattaaattaatcgATCTggtttaaatataaatactcttactccattattattattttattagtatcattattttattcatcaaGTCCACTGTGTAGagtgaataattaattatattaattatacatataaatagcagctccttctccttcatcttcctcctcttctACCTGCAAATTTCTTCCACCAACACTCTCAATTTCTATAGCAAATCAAGCTACTTTTGCAAATCAACCGATTTCATCTATGTTCCTTCATTTTGCCTCCTTGTTTCGAGGTTTAGGCACAGATCTATTACTGCAAAATCCCCTCTAATCGATTGCGATTGCGATTGCGATtcgtcttttttttttttcttctggaGAATTAGCGATGGTTTCGTGCGATTTCTGCGGCGAGCGGCAGGCGGTGCTGTACTGCCGCGCGGACAGCGCGAAGCTCTGCCTGTCGTGCGACCACCACGTGCACTGCGCGAACGCGCTCTCGAAGAAGCATCTCCGGAGCCAGATCTGCGACAACTGCGCGGCGGAGCCGGCGTCGTTCCGCTGCTCCACCGACGGGCTCGTGCTCTGCCAGGACTGCGACTGGGACGCGCACGGCAGCCGCCTCGTGGCGGCGGCGCACGATCGGTGCCCCGTCGACAGCTTCTCGGGAGTTCCGTCGGCGTTCGAGCTGGCGGCGGCCTGGGGGCTGGAGATTGAGGAGAAGAAGCCGGCGGAGTACGAGTGGGGAGGGCTGCTGGATGAGCTCATGGTGCCGAACGCTAGCTCGGTGATTTATTCCGACTGCGGCGGCGaattggtgaagaagaagaggaatccGAGCTGCGGGAAGCAGAAGCAGGTCATTCTCAAGCAGCTGATTGAGCTTTTAGCGgacggcggtggtggtggagatGGGGAGGATGTAGGGCCGGGGACGCCGAGCGGCGGCGCGTGGCGGCAGGAGGGTTTTTGCGGACAGTTTGAAGAGCAACCACAACCGCAAGAGGAAAAGCAGCAGGAATTGGCGCAGGGCGGAGGGTTTACGTCGTTGCTAATGATGCAGACGCCGGCCAATCAGAAGGAGGAACGCAACATGCTGTGGAACACCACCGCCGCATGTGATCACAGCGCGCAGGTATTTTCCAGATCTGCTTTTATCTGTCTTTGTTTATCAGTGACGAGTTTGTTTTATTCTTATGCTTCTTTACCTTCTCCaattaaattggaatttgCTGAAATTTTTTCAGACTGTGATGGTATTTGATGCTCTGCTAAGTTGCATATTATGCCAATTAGACCTAGTTTTTGTAGGAAATCtattaaatttcatcaatgCTAATTGGAGAGGGAGAGGGTGGGTGTTGTTCAGAACATTGGTGCTAACTATCTTGCTGCACATGGATGTATCTAATTATCTGTGCTTGCTTCTCCAGATATGGGACTTCAATCTGGGACAATTGAGGGGCCATGAGGAGTCTAGCCCCGTTGAGCTAGAATTTGGCGGGAACAACATGTACACTATGAAAAGTTATGGAGAACTACTGAAAGAATCATCCCTGGCCAAGAGAAGAGGGATGGATGTCTCTGGAGTGAACTGTTCTATTGCCCAGGAAGATAATATAATCCCCTTTAACGTAAGCATTTTTACTCGATCAATCTTTCAGCTATTGTTGATGTCCATTGCTCATAAGCATTTGATGCTAATAAGTAGACAATGCAATGCTGCCTGTCCTGTCCATATAGTTTAGTTCTGAATGAGCGTGCCTTTTGACAATTAGCATCTTAGACTAGGATacatgggtttgagtttggatCTTCTGATTTTATCAGTATTGTAGTACTTACGAGATAGAGCATGGTCTGTTTTCTAATTCAATCCTTGAACATTACAATAAGATGTGCTAGCATGTTGTTTATCCTGGTCATTGTAAGGTCATCTTGTTATGAGTTATATACTTTGACATAAGCAAATAGTGAAGATAAGAACTATGCAAAATCTGGATGTGACTGCCAAATCCTAGTTTCTTCGAGTCGTGGTCTTTGATATGCTTGCTAGTGGCCGAAAAATGTTAATACATGCCATTTTTCCTGTTTCCCTTTGACAAACTGGTGCTAACTATGCATCCTGGTTTGCTACGAATTGACATCAGTATAGCAAAACTGCAAAAGTATCAGTAAACTCTTATTCTGCTCCATCTTCCTTTTTATTTGCTAATATTGTGATGGGATCTTGAAAAAGTGGTGGAATTCGCAgaaataaaatcatcttaCATTCCTATATTCTTTCtgcttaattttaaaaaatttaaagttctGTATTGTTGTCAAATGCAGAGTGCCACCGATAACCAGACGCCAAGCCAGGGGCCTGCTACATCAGAGAGCAATAATGTACCTGCATCAAGGCCCGAATCCGGTTCCATGGATATTCAGTTCATGAGTCAGTCTATTCGAATGACAAATGAAAGTGCGGCTGCCATGTCAAAGAGTGACATCGAGCTTCTGGCAAAGAATAGAGGCAATGCTATGCAACGATAcaaggaaaagaagaaaacaaggAGGTATAGCTACTTCCTCTCATTCTTTTCACCACaaagaaaatattcaaatcttagGAATTTCATTCTGATATATTACGACATTCATGTGCAGATACGACAAGCATATAAGATATGAATCAAGAAAAGCAAGAGCTGATACTAGGAAGCGAGTGAAGGGCCGATTCGTCAAAGCTCAAGAAGCACCAGCTGGATGAGTAGTGTTCATAGTTGACATCTAATTTTGTCTGTATGTATGTACGTAGGTGCTGCTTAAGATTATATGTATAATCACCTAGCCATCGTGCCGCTCTTCCAAACaagttgtttgttttttttgctgttttcataattttatcgTGTCGGATTAGGTTGCGATAATAGAGCTAGTGTCAGTCCCAGTTATGGGCATGagtatgaatatgaatatgatgatTCTTGTTTTGGAGCCAACTTAGTTCCAATTTCATCAGACATGTTGTAGTCTCCAACAATCACCCTACATATATTGTAGCTTGAAATTGTATATCTCTctccatttattttgttaggTTTGAAGCTTTCTCCTGTAACTATCTTCTCTGTCAATGGTGAATTTTCCCCAGCTTCATTAATGTAGATGCAAGAAACTCATTTCTGCATTTAGGCGAACGGTGCCGACATGGGTTTGGAGGTAAGAATTGAATATGCATGATGGTGTATTTAATTTGACATGAAATCTGTTTGAAACTTAAAAACTTAGTCATCAAGGCATTCAACAAACTGCTATAAATGAGGCCCCCCATAAGTATCTTGAGAAGCTTTCCTTTTCCCAGAGGTGGGACTTGGGAAACTTGTgacccctctctctctctctctctcctctcttcaTGTGACTGCTTTTAAAGGCATTTGATGATCTATTTCTGATCCATCATTCATTTTCAGGTAGAGGAGAGGATGAAGGAGATGCCATTGCATcttgtcaacaactttattggagtgaagatgaagaaagggTTGATAAACTTGTGCAATGGAGAGAGCTCCACCTCTGTTCTCGACTCCCGATCGGCTTGCTTGGCCGagggagaaagagaaagagaaagagaaagagagagagggagagggagagaaagg
The genomic region above belongs to Salvia hispanica cultivar TCC Black 2014 chromosome 3, UniMelb_Shisp_WGS_1.0, whole genome shotgun sequence and contains:
- the LOC125209873 gene encoding uncharacterized protein LOC125209873 — translated: MRRELFLQIVHALEARNEYFQWREDAAHRKGLSPLTKCTVALRQLAYDTTTDMFDEYLHVGDTTGRECLKNFCAAVIDAFGATYLRKPNAQDCQDLLRMHDAVHDFPGMLGSIDCMHWEWKNVCSVERPIHQCV
- the LOC125214190 gene encoding zinc finger protein CONSTANS-LIKE 14-like; this translates as MVSCDFCGERQAVLYCRADSAKLCLSCDHHVHCANALSKKHLRSQICDNCAAEPASFRCSTDGLVLCQDCDWDAHGSRLVAAAHDRCPVDSFSGVPSAFELAAAWGLEIEEKKPAEYEWGGLLDELMVPNASSVIYSDCGGELVKKKRNPSCGKQKQVILKQLIELLADGGGGGDGEDVGPGTPSGGAWRQEGFCGQFEEQPQPQEEKQQELAQGGGFTSLLMMQTPANQKEERNMLWNTTAACDHSAQIWDFNLGQLRGHEESSPVELEFGGNNMYTMKSYGELLKESSLAKRRGMDVSGVNCSIAQEDNIIPFNSATDNQTPSQGPATSESNNVPASRPESGSMDIQFMSQSIRMTNESAAAMSKSDIELLAKNRGNAMQRYKEKKKTRRYDKHIRYESRKARADTRKRVKGRFVKAQEAPAG